Part of the Prevotella communis genome is shown below.
CGTGCCAACGTGAACCGGAAGTTGGGATCCTGACCATAGCGCATATCCCCGAAATTCTGATGCGACAGCGTTTCAAGGATGGAGCTGGGAACGATGGGCAGACGTGTCTCAGAGTAATTGCGGTCTCTTACCTGACGTCTGGTCCAGTCGCCATAACTGTATTTCATGTCGGCGGTCAGGTTGTTGAGCAGGGCCGTGGCCAGTTCTCTTGAGGCCTCACGACTGATGCCTGCCGCCAAACAACTGTCGCCATAATTGGTGGTGCAGATGGAGAGAGAGCCATAGACGCCCTCACCAGTCTCTGTATAGCCTGCATCGCTATGGATGGCCAGCGACAGTTCTATAGGAACGTGACGACCAATGGAATCTGGTGCAAAAACAGAACCGCCACAAAGCAGGTTGGTCATCAGGGAACGCACGTTGAGGTCGTCGCCATAGTCGTTCTCGCCATTCTTGCAACTATATATCTCGTAAGGCATTCCTGCCCATTGTGCATAATATCGTGCGCCTTCCAGACAACGGGGCAGTCCGCTGGTTTCGCCCCCTCGTTCTATGTTACCCATACCACCGCCAAAGCGGACGGCATCAGTCGTGACTACGCCTTTGTGCTTGCTGAGGTTGGATACTACGACCTTGTTTCTTTCGCTGCATCCCTCGTCAAAATCAAATGTACCCAGATAGACCCATGTGAATCCGCCCATCTGCTGGTTGACCTTGAACTCAGTCTTCTGACCTTGGTGATAGACGATGTAGTGGGCGTCGTCAATGCTCTCTTCTACGGTCTGGTAACTGATATAGACTGCATATCGGCCCGTTTCGGGGATGGTGGGCTGATAGGTGACGGTACTCTGTTTGGAACTGTTGTGCGTGGTTTCTGCCATGCGTGCCGTACCGGCCATGAAGGGATTGTCCTTGTCCTGATAAGTTCCTTGGTGAATGGCAAACCCCTGACTGGGAGCTGTTTCCCAAGGATGGCGCAGGTTGCTTTCATGGTAGTTGACAAACGGAGGCATGTTGTCGTTGTCTACGATGATCTCGTTGCGCTGCCAGTCGCGTTCGCGTGGTGTGAAAACATTCGCTCCGGCGTTCTCGAGCATGGGGATGAGGTAGGGGATTACGATGGTCTGGGTGAAGAGATCTTCCGTCGTTCCGAAGAGAGCTGGTCTCTGCCAGCGCCATTTTCCCTCGTTGTTGTCGAAATAGCGCCCGTGACTGGCCCATAGCGAAAGATGCCGCCCGTCGAGTCCGTGCTCAATAGTGTAGGGGCGTGATACGTTCTTGACCCATGGCTCACCCTTATAGTCGATATGTCCCCATGAAGTCTGGGCTGACAGACTTTGAATGCCTGCCAGCAGGAGTGTGATAATAAATAGAGGTGTTTGTCTAGACATTACCAATTGTAAACAGTTCGGGCCGCTTGCCCTTGAAATCCTTGAAGTATAGTTTAATTTCGCGCATGTCGGCCTCCAGGTCACCTGTGGGGATGATGGTCTTCGTGCACTTGATGTGTTTCTTTTCGTAGTCGAGTCCGTAGAGCAGGATGGGTATGCCTGCCTTCAGGGCAATGAAATAGAAGCCCTTCTTCCATTCCTCCACACGTGAGCGTGTGCCCTCCGGGGTGATGCAGAGATGGAATACCGGGGTCTGTTTGGCTGTTTCAGCCATAGAGTCTGTCATGCTGGTATGTTTCTGACGGTATACGGGGATGCCGCCCATCCATTTGAAGATGGGACCCAATGGCCAGAAAAACCACTCCTTTTTCATTAAAAAATTACTGCCTAGACCTTTGGCGCCGTTGTAGAGCTGTCCGATGAGGAAGTCCCAGTTGCTGGTATGGGGAGCCAGGCAGATAATGTATTTTTCAGGATGTTCCTCAGTCACTTCGGTTGTCCATCCCATTTTCTCGAACAATAGCCAGTTACAAAATTTCTGCCACATTTACAGGTTGTTTATTTGATCTACGATTTCGCTGACTTGAGCGGCAAACTTTTCGCGCAAATCCTTGTAGTATGCGCTGGCCTTGATGCCCGGCTCGGGGTGTGATACGCGGCTGATGAAGTTGCGCTGGGTCTTGACGACTGCCACAAGCAATGCCTCTGTGTTTTCCTTGCTGACTTCGTTTCCATACAGCGAAGCAGCCACGCCTTCAGTAAATAGTTCTTCGCAAATCTGGTTTATTGCCTTCTTTAGTGATCTCTTGTTTGCCATAGTCTTTAAAGTTGTTGAATCCTTTGCAAAGATACAAAATGATTTTGAATCCACCAAATACTTCTTTAATTTTTTGTGTTTTTCGTTTTTATTTCGTACCTTTGCAACCTGATTTTGAAATGTTATTTTTAATCAAATAAATTGTTCTAGAACAGTATGGAAAAAAGTGCATTGCAGATTGCAAGAGCAGCCTATCAGCCCAAGCTGCCCCGTGGATTGAAGGGCGCAGTAAAAGCTGTAGAAGGTGCTGCCACTCAGAGTGTTGACAACCAGGAAGAAATCAAGGCTCTCTTCCCCAATACCTACGGAATGCCTCTCGTAGAGTTCGTTCCCGGTGAAGAGAAGAGCTACGAGCCCATGAATGTGGGTATTATCCTTAGTGGTGGTCAGGCTCCTGGCGGTCACAACGTGATTACCGGTCTGTTTGATGCTGTGAAGCGTCTGAATCCCGCCAACCGTCTTTATGGTTTCATCCTGGGTCCTGGTGGTCTGGTAGACCACAACTACATGGAACTGACCAAGGAGATTGTCGACGAGTATCGTAACACTGGTGGTTTTGATATGATCGGTTCTGGTCGTACAAAGCTGGAGAAGGTAGAGCAGTTTGAGAAGGGTCTCGAGATTATCCGTGAGCTCGGCATCAAGGCTATCGTGATTATCGGTGGTGACGACTCTAATACCAACGCTTGTGTGCTGGCTGAGTACTATGCCGCCAAGAACTATGGCGTACAGGTTATCGGTTGTCCTAAGACCATCGACGGTGACTTGAAGAACGATCAGATTGAGACTTCATTCGGTTTCGATACCGCTTGTAAGACTTACTCTGAGCTGATTGGTAACATTGAGCGCGACTGTAACTCAGCCCGTAAGTACTGGCACTTCATCAAGGTGATGGGTCGCTCAGCATCTCACATCGCCCTGGAGTGCGCTTTGCAGACTCAGCCCAATATCTGTCTCGTTTCTGAGGAGATTGAGGAGAAGGCTATGAGCCTCGATGATATCGTAGCATATATTGCTAATGCAGTAGCTGTTCGTGCTGCTGATGGTAACAACTTCGGTACAGTAGTTATCCCCGAGGGTGTTATCGAGTTCATCCCTGCCATCAAGAAGCTGATTGCCCAGTTGAATGACGTGCTGGCTTTGCCCGAGGCTAAGAATATCAGCCGCGACGAGCAGGTAGACTTCGCCAAGAGTCACCTCACAGCCGAGAACCTCGCTGTGTTCAACAGCCTGCCCGAGGGTGTTGCCCGTCAGTTGGCTCTTGACCGTGACCCTCACGGAAACGTACAGGTGTCACTCATTGAGACAGAGAAACTGCTGTCAGAGATGGTTGCTAAGAAGCTCGACGCTATGAAGGCCGAGGGTAAGTTCGTTGGTAAGTTTGCGGCCCAGCACCACTTCTTCGGATACGAGGGACGTTGCGCTGCTCCTTCAAACTTCGATGCTGACT
Proteins encoded:
- a CDS encoding fibronectin type III domain-containing protein translates to MSRQTPLFIITLLLAGIQSLSAQTSWGHIDYKGEPWVKNVSRPYTIEHGLDGRHLSLWASHGRYFDNNEGKWRWQRPALFGTTEDLFTQTIVIPYLIPMLENAGANVFTPRERDWQRNEIIVDNDNMPPFVNYHESNLRHPWETAPSQGFAIHQGTYQDKDNPFMAGTARMAETTHNSSKQSTVTYQPTIPETGRYAVYISYQTVEESIDDAHYIVYHQGQKTEFKVNQQMGGFTWVYLGTFDFDEGCSERNKVVVSNLSKHKGVVTTDAVRFGGGMGNIERGGETSGLPRCLEGARYYAQWAGMPYEIYSCKNGENDYGDDLNVRSLMTNLLCGGSVFAPDSIGRHVPIELSLAIHSDAGYTETGEGVYGSLSICTTNYGDSCLAAGISREASRELATALLNNLTADMKYSYGDWTRRQVRDRNYSETRLPIVPSSILETLSHQNFGDMRYGQDPNFRFTLARSVYKTILRYITSKHKKEAVVQPLAPNRFHIEFSEKAGEAIISWQGVIDGQEPSSAPTGYVLYIAQDNSDFDNGTLLRGTSCHVQLKPNVLYRFRIAAINEGGKSFPTEVLAALYNPKSTKTIMIVNGFNRLSSPAISKEGQGFDLNEDIGVSYGRTAGWLGLQRNFDVKRMGIENETGLGYTTNDFQGMFIAGNDFNYVGTHASAIRSAGEYSIVSSSSLAIEKGDCDLNRYQAIDLLLGLEKNDGHSLVPYKSFRQAMQERLRDYTACGGNLLVSGAYIGSDMTNDEEKAFLADVLKVSYEGTNNDLSGDVKGLGTTFKFYRQLNEKHYAALKSDILMPTTSNAFPTMVYNNQTCAAVAYQGNDYHAFSIGFPFECITDKALQGSIMRGILKFLINR
- a CDS encoding 1-acyl-sn-glycerol-3-phosphate acyltransferase — translated: MWQKFCNWLLFEKMGWTTEVTEEHPEKYIICLAPHTSNWDFLIGQLYNGAKGLGSNFLMKKEWFFWPLGPIFKWMGGIPVYRQKHTSMTDSMAETAKQTPVFHLCITPEGTRSRVEEWKKGFYFIALKAGIPILLYGLDYEKKHIKCTKTIIPTGDLEADMREIKLYFKDFKGKRPELFTIGNV
- a CDS encoding diphosphate--fructose-6-phosphate 1-phosphotransferase, encoding MEKSALQIARAAYQPKLPRGLKGAVKAVEGAATQSVDNQEEIKALFPNTYGMPLVEFVPGEEKSYEPMNVGIILSGGQAPGGHNVITGLFDAVKRLNPANRLYGFILGPGGLVDHNYMELTKEIVDEYRNTGGFDMIGSGRTKLEKVEQFEKGLEIIRELGIKAIVIIGGDDSNTNACVLAEYYAAKNYGVQVIGCPKTIDGDLKNDQIETSFGFDTACKTYSELIGNIERDCNSARKYWHFIKVMGRSASHIALECALQTQPNICLVSEEIEEKAMSLDDIVAYIANAVAVRAADGNNFGTVVIPEGVIEFIPAIKKLIAQLNDVLALPEAKNISRDEQVDFAKSHLTAENLAVFNSLPEGVARQLALDRDPHGNVQVSLIETEKLLSEMVAKKLDAMKAEGKFVGKFAAQHHFFGYEGRCAAPSNFDADYCYALGTSAAQLIAAGKTGYMAIVKNTTAPADEWKAGGVPITMMMNMEKRNGEMKPVIRKALVELDGKPFKTFAAQRDRWARETAYVYPGPIQYWGPTEVCDQPTKTLALEQSK